A stretch of Cicer arietinum cultivar CDC Frontier isolate Library 1 chromosome 5, Cicar.CDCFrontier_v2.0, whole genome shotgun sequence DNA encodes these proteins:
- the LOC101499568 gene encoding disease resistance protein Roq1-like isoform X2, which yields MDDEMIKRGEQISPTIFKAIEQSRTAIIVFSKTYASSKWCLQELVKIIACYKGKELVVLPVFYKVDPSEVRQQTGSYGRQLAMHEEKMMDNEKELQSWRLALREAANLAGWPFRDGSEYEYEFIKRIADTVGSTSKQNLSYVEDYAVGLESRVSKIIPRLQMPDPNVIMIGICGVGGIGKTTLARALYNSISQEFEGLCFLYDVRENSTKYGLAYLQQVILSDVVGENIKLRNENEGIPILIRKLQDKRVLLILDDVDKLDQLKNLAGACCWFGWGSRIVITTRHKDILAAHGVGNIYDVPRFDYYEALQLLSFIASKRPTPDGVWNRAIHYSNGLPLVLKVIGSDLLEKSTDEWEVSLDRYAQVCNQETQSILEVSYDSLNECERRIFLDIACFFNGEPLPYVEEILSACGFYTKYGIERLKDRSLLSITPSGNLMMHDHIIDIAMKIVQQESPIYPCKRSRLWLPEDVLQVLDENSGNDKIEVMILDNLPRGHLENLSDKIFKEMKSLRILIIKDAIYSEVLQHLPNSLRVLDWSGYPSWCLPLDFVNLPSNCLILNQFKNMKCLMRMDFTYCNFIREVPDLSGVPNLIKLYLDNCINVTKIHDSVGLLGNLKELTATRCTNLKTIPVAFKLSSLRVLSFSECSRLARFPEILCKIENLAHVNLWQTAIEELPFSIGNVTGLVVLTLMDCARLDKLPSSIFTLPRLQEIQADSCKGFGISIECEDNNKLLSFTVCPNKIHLYLSSCSLTDEHLFICLSGFANVVHLDISYNNFTVLPQCIKECIHLNTLLLTNCNQLQEISVIPSKLKDIDSLNCTSLTSQSQCVLLSQAFHETGEKSVMLPGSSIPEWFDHCSNERSITFYARERFPSICVCVVFGMLENLPHHFVVRFCLNINGHKMILSPCSSLSIVKEHVWLFDLSTLIYNNHFLRETFEKHGCWNHVEVSCEDCQDEHLMAHGVHGARRITIVKWYGIHVYRQENIMNDVLFTSVNTMETFSQQSLNDISNNEVMQI from the exons ATGGATGATGAAATGATTAAGAGAGGTGAACAAATTTCACCCACCATTTTCAAAGCAATTGAACAATCTAGGACTGCTATTATTGTTTTCTCCAAAACCTATGCATCCTCAAAATGGTGTCTTCAAGAACTTGTCAAAATTATTGCCTGTTACAAAGGAAAGGAGCTAGTGGTGTTACCGGTGTTTTACAAGGTCGATCCGTCGGAGGTTCGACAGCAGACGGGGAGTTATGGACGACAATTGGCTATGCATGAAGAGAAAATGATGGATAACGAAAAGGAATTGCAAAGTTGGAGGTTGGCTCTTCGTGAAGCTGCAAACCTTGCAGGGTGGCCTTTTAGAGATGG ATctgaatatgaatatgaatttaTCAAAAGGATTGCCGACACAGTGGGCAGCACATCAAAACAAAATCTTTCATATGTTGAGGATTATGCAGTTGGACTAGAGTCACGTGTATCTAAAATAATACCCCGTTTGCAAATGCCTGATCCCAATGTCATCATGATAGGAATATGTGGGGTTGGTGGAATAGGCAAAACTACTTTGGCAAGAGCTTTGTATAATTCCATTAGCCAAGAATTTGAAGGTTTGTGCTTCCTCTATGATGTCAGAGAAAATTCAACGAAATATGGATTGGCATATCTACAACAGGTAATTCTTTCTGATGTTGTTGGTGAGAATATCAAGCTGCGTAATGAGAATGAAGGAATTCCAATCCTAATCAGAAAGTTGCAAGATAAACGGGTTCTTTTGATACTTGATGATGTTGACAAGTTGGATCAACTGAAGAATCTAGCAGGAGCATGTTGTTGGTTTGGTTGGGGAAGTAGGATTGTCATAACCACTAGACATAAAGATATTCTAGCTGCTCATGGAGTTGGAAATATATATGATGTACCTAGATTTGATTATTATGAAGCTCTTCAACTTTTAAGTTTTATTGCATCAAAAAGACCTACTCCCGATGGAGTCTGGAATCGCGCAATCCACTATTCCAACGGCCTTCCATTGGTTTTAAAGGTTATAGGTTCTGATTTATTAGAAAAATCAACAGATGAATGGGAGGTTTCATTAGACAGATATGCGCAAGTCTGCAATCAAGAAACTCAAAGTATACTTGAAGTGAGTTATGATAGTTTGAATGAATGCGAGAGGAGAATTTTCCTTGACATTGCATGTTTCTTCAATGGAGAGCCATTGCCATATGTTGAAGAAATACTATCTGCTTGTGGTTTCTACACAAAATATGGTATTGAACGACTTAAGGATAGATCTCTATTATCAATCACTCCCAGTGGAAATTTGATGATGCATGATCATATAATAGACATCGCTATGAAAATAGTACAACAAGAATCACCCATATATCCTTGCAAACGAAGTAGGTTATGGTTGCCTGAGGATGTTCTTCAAGTTTTAGACGAAAACTCG GGAAATGATAAAATTGAAGTCATGATATTGGACAACTTACCACGAGGACATTTAGAGAATTTGAGTGACAAAATCTTCAAAGAGATGAAAAGCTTGAGAATACTAATTATTAAAGATGCAATATATTCTGAAGTCCTCCAACATCTCCCTAATAGCTTAAGAGTTCTGGATTGGAGTGGATATCCTTCATGGTGTTTACCACTTGATTTTGTCAACTTGCCTTCTAATTGtctcattttgaaccaattCAAG aaTATGAAGTGTTTGATGAGAATGGATTTCACTTACTGTAATTTCATAAGAGAAGTACCTGATTTGTCTGGTGTCCCAAACTTGATAAAATTGTATCTTGATAATTGTATAAATGTTACTAAAATTCATGATTCTGTTGGATTACTTGGTAACCTTAAAGAGCTGACAGCCACACGATGCACTAATCTAAAAACAATCCCCGTCGCATTCAAGTTATCATCTCTTAGAGTTCTCTCTTTCTCCGAGTGCTCAAGACTCGCGAGGTTTCCAGAAATATTGTGCAAGATCGAAAATTTGGCACATGTCAACTTGTGGCAAACTGCCATAGAGGAATTACCATTTTCTATTGGAAATGTGACAGGACTTGTAGTTTTAACTCTGATGGATTGTGCTAGGCTCGATAAGCTACCTAGTAGCATTTTTACACTCCCAAGACTTCAAGAAATTCAAGCTGACTCATGTAAAGGGTTTGGCATATCTATTGAGtgtgaagataataataaactaCTGAGTTTCACTGTGTGTCCAAACAAGATTCATTTGTATTTGAGCTCTTGCAGTTTAACAGATGAACATCTTTTTATATGTCTAAGCGGTTTCGCCAATGTGGTACATTTGGACATATCTTACAATAATTTCACTGTCCTTCCGCAATGCATTAAAGAATGTATCCACTTGAACACTCTTCTGCTAACAAACTGCAATCAGCTTCAAGAAATCTCAGTGATTCCCTCAAAATTGAAAGATATAGATTCACTGAACTGCACATCATTGACATCCCAGTCACAATGTGTACTATTGAGCCAG GCATTTCACGAAACCGGGGAAAAAAGTGTGATGCTTCCAGGGTCAAGTATTCCAGAATGGTTTGATCATTGTAGCAATGAAAGATCCATAACCTTTTATGCTCGTGAGAGATTCCCTAGCATTTGTGTGTGTGTTGTTTTTGGAATGTTGGAAAATCTGCCTCATCATTTTGTAGTTAGGTTCTGTTTAAACATCAATGGCCACAAAATGATACTATCACCATGTTCTAGTTTGTCAATTGTGAAAGAGCATGTGTGGCTGTTTGATCTAAGTACCTTAATCTATAACAATCACTTTCTTAGAGAAACATTTGAGAAACATGGTTGCTGGAATCATGTGGAAGTTTCATGTGAGGATTGTCAAGATGAACATTTGATGGCACACGGTGTTCATGGAGCAAGAAGAATCACAATTGTGAAATGGTATGGAATTCATGTGTACAGGCAAGAAAACATAATGAATGATGTCTTATTCACAAGTGTCAACACAATGGAGACTTTTTCACAACAATCACTCAATGATATTAGTAATAATGAAGTAATGCAAATATAG
- the LOC101499568 gene encoding disease resistance protein Roq1-like isoform X1 translates to MEQQRVLIPFSKGFSNSTYDVFLSFRGKDTRYGFTGNLYHALNQRGINTFMDDEMIKRGEQISPTIFKAIEQSRTAIIVFSKTYASSKWCLQELVKIIACYKGKELVVLPVFYKVDPSEVRQQTGSYGRQLAMHEEKMMDNEKELQSWRLALREAANLAGWPFRDGSEYEYEFIKRIADTVGSTSKQNLSYVEDYAVGLESRVSKIIPRLQMPDPNVIMIGICGVGGIGKTTLARALYNSISQEFEGLCFLYDVRENSTKYGLAYLQQVILSDVVGENIKLRNENEGIPILIRKLQDKRVLLILDDVDKLDQLKNLAGACCWFGWGSRIVITTRHKDILAAHGVGNIYDVPRFDYYEALQLLSFIASKRPTPDGVWNRAIHYSNGLPLVLKVIGSDLLEKSTDEWEVSLDRYAQVCNQETQSILEVSYDSLNECERRIFLDIACFFNGEPLPYVEEILSACGFYTKYGIERLKDRSLLSITPSGNLMMHDHIIDIAMKIVQQESPIYPCKRSRLWLPEDVLQVLDENSGNDKIEVMILDNLPRGHLENLSDKIFKEMKSLRILIIKDAIYSEVLQHLPNSLRVLDWSGYPSWCLPLDFVNLPSNCLILNQFKNMKCLMRMDFTYCNFIREVPDLSGVPNLIKLYLDNCINVTKIHDSVGLLGNLKELTATRCTNLKTIPVAFKLSSLRVLSFSECSRLARFPEILCKIENLAHVNLWQTAIEELPFSIGNVTGLVVLTLMDCARLDKLPSSIFTLPRLQEIQADSCKGFGISIECEDNNKLLSFTVCPNKIHLYLSSCSLTDEHLFICLSGFANVVHLDISYNNFTVLPQCIKECIHLNTLLLTNCNQLQEISVIPSKLKDIDSLNCTSLTSQSQCVLLSQAFHETGEKSVMLPGSSIPEWFDHCSNERSITFYARERFPSICVCVVFGMLENLPHHFVVRFCLNINGHKMILSPCSSLSIVKEHVWLFDLSTLIYNNHFLRETFEKHGCWNHVEVSCEDCQDEHLMAHGVHGARRITIVKWYGIHVYRQENIMNDVLFTSVNTMETFSQQSLNDISNNEVMQI, encoded by the exons ATGGAACAACAACGAGTGCTAATTCCTTTTTCCAAGGGATTTTCTAATTCTACTTACGATGTTTTCCTCAGTTTTAGAGGAAAAGATACTCGCTATGGTTTCACTGGAAATCTCTACCATGCTTTGAACCAAAGAGGAATCAACACTTTCATGGATGATGAAATGATTAAGAGAGGTGAACAAATTTCACCCACCATTTTCAAAGCAATTGAACAATCTAGGACTGCTATTATTGTTTTCTCCAAAACCTATGCATCCTCAAAATGGTGTCTTCAAGAACTTGTCAAAATTATTGCCTGTTACAAAGGAAAGGAGCTAGTGGTGTTACCGGTGTTTTACAAGGTCGATCCGTCGGAGGTTCGACAGCAGACGGGGAGTTATGGACGACAATTGGCTATGCATGAAGAGAAAATGATGGATAACGAAAAGGAATTGCAAAGTTGGAGGTTGGCTCTTCGTGAAGCTGCAAACCTTGCAGGGTGGCCTTTTAGAGATGG ATctgaatatgaatatgaatttaTCAAAAGGATTGCCGACACAGTGGGCAGCACATCAAAACAAAATCTTTCATATGTTGAGGATTATGCAGTTGGACTAGAGTCACGTGTATCTAAAATAATACCCCGTTTGCAAATGCCTGATCCCAATGTCATCATGATAGGAATATGTGGGGTTGGTGGAATAGGCAAAACTACTTTGGCAAGAGCTTTGTATAATTCCATTAGCCAAGAATTTGAAGGTTTGTGCTTCCTCTATGATGTCAGAGAAAATTCAACGAAATATGGATTGGCATATCTACAACAGGTAATTCTTTCTGATGTTGTTGGTGAGAATATCAAGCTGCGTAATGAGAATGAAGGAATTCCAATCCTAATCAGAAAGTTGCAAGATAAACGGGTTCTTTTGATACTTGATGATGTTGACAAGTTGGATCAACTGAAGAATCTAGCAGGAGCATGTTGTTGGTTTGGTTGGGGAAGTAGGATTGTCATAACCACTAGACATAAAGATATTCTAGCTGCTCATGGAGTTGGAAATATATATGATGTACCTAGATTTGATTATTATGAAGCTCTTCAACTTTTAAGTTTTATTGCATCAAAAAGACCTACTCCCGATGGAGTCTGGAATCGCGCAATCCACTATTCCAACGGCCTTCCATTGGTTTTAAAGGTTATAGGTTCTGATTTATTAGAAAAATCAACAGATGAATGGGAGGTTTCATTAGACAGATATGCGCAAGTCTGCAATCAAGAAACTCAAAGTATACTTGAAGTGAGTTATGATAGTTTGAATGAATGCGAGAGGAGAATTTTCCTTGACATTGCATGTTTCTTCAATGGAGAGCCATTGCCATATGTTGAAGAAATACTATCTGCTTGTGGTTTCTACACAAAATATGGTATTGAACGACTTAAGGATAGATCTCTATTATCAATCACTCCCAGTGGAAATTTGATGATGCATGATCATATAATAGACATCGCTATGAAAATAGTACAACAAGAATCACCCATATATCCTTGCAAACGAAGTAGGTTATGGTTGCCTGAGGATGTTCTTCAAGTTTTAGACGAAAACTCG GGAAATGATAAAATTGAAGTCATGATATTGGACAACTTACCACGAGGACATTTAGAGAATTTGAGTGACAAAATCTTCAAAGAGATGAAAAGCTTGAGAATACTAATTATTAAAGATGCAATATATTCTGAAGTCCTCCAACATCTCCCTAATAGCTTAAGAGTTCTGGATTGGAGTGGATATCCTTCATGGTGTTTACCACTTGATTTTGTCAACTTGCCTTCTAATTGtctcattttgaaccaattCAAG aaTATGAAGTGTTTGATGAGAATGGATTTCACTTACTGTAATTTCATAAGAGAAGTACCTGATTTGTCTGGTGTCCCAAACTTGATAAAATTGTATCTTGATAATTGTATAAATGTTACTAAAATTCATGATTCTGTTGGATTACTTGGTAACCTTAAAGAGCTGACAGCCACACGATGCACTAATCTAAAAACAATCCCCGTCGCATTCAAGTTATCATCTCTTAGAGTTCTCTCTTTCTCCGAGTGCTCAAGACTCGCGAGGTTTCCAGAAATATTGTGCAAGATCGAAAATTTGGCACATGTCAACTTGTGGCAAACTGCCATAGAGGAATTACCATTTTCTATTGGAAATGTGACAGGACTTGTAGTTTTAACTCTGATGGATTGTGCTAGGCTCGATAAGCTACCTAGTAGCATTTTTACACTCCCAAGACTTCAAGAAATTCAAGCTGACTCATGTAAAGGGTTTGGCATATCTATTGAGtgtgaagataataataaactaCTGAGTTTCACTGTGTGTCCAAACAAGATTCATTTGTATTTGAGCTCTTGCAGTTTAACAGATGAACATCTTTTTATATGTCTAAGCGGTTTCGCCAATGTGGTACATTTGGACATATCTTACAATAATTTCACTGTCCTTCCGCAATGCATTAAAGAATGTATCCACTTGAACACTCTTCTGCTAACAAACTGCAATCAGCTTCAAGAAATCTCAGTGATTCCCTCAAAATTGAAAGATATAGATTCACTGAACTGCACATCATTGACATCCCAGTCACAATGTGTACTATTGAGCCAG GCATTTCACGAAACCGGGGAAAAAAGTGTGATGCTTCCAGGGTCAAGTATTCCAGAATGGTTTGATCATTGTAGCAATGAAAGATCCATAACCTTTTATGCTCGTGAGAGATTCCCTAGCATTTGTGTGTGTGTTGTTTTTGGAATGTTGGAAAATCTGCCTCATCATTTTGTAGTTAGGTTCTGTTTAAACATCAATGGCCACAAAATGATACTATCACCATGTTCTAGTTTGTCAATTGTGAAAGAGCATGTGTGGCTGTTTGATCTAAGTACCTTAATCTATAACAATCACTTTCTTAGAGAAACATTTGAGAAACATGGTTGCTGGAATCATGTGGAAGTTTCATGTGAGGATTGTCAAGATGAACATTTGATGGCACACGGTGTTCATGGAGCAAGAAGAATCACAATTGTGAAATGGTATGGAATTCATGTGTACAGGCAAGAAAACATAATGAATGATGTCTTATTCACAAGTGTCAACACAATGGAGACTTTTTCACAACAATCACTCAATGATATTAGTAATAATGAAGTAATGCAAATATAG